One Vigna unguiculata cultivar IT97K-499-35 chromosome 7, ASM411807v1, whole genome shotgun sequence genomic region harbors:
- the LOC114191158 gene encoding vinorine synthase-like: MEINITLRETIKPSLPTSSECKTQKLCLFDVFQLNTYFPLILFYSKTTNLKEFSDVSTQLKKSLSEALTIFYPLAGRRCDYFSIDCNDEGAIFMEASVNTTMEVFLKPPKLESLNQLLPCEPNKCHPHQEVLPQLLVQVNKFQCGGISIGLCNLHILLDAYSCSAFLKTWFSICKGSKGEISWPDFSSAASSFPPRNTIGVRAGMLNINKDSNIEENCTTRRFLFDDKAIDELKSMSTCDETKPTRYQVVSSFISKHMIVAIKEDKKTRPMVALHVVDMRKRMGESFSRGVVGNLLWPALVVLEGVNKKTEIIDLVEILREGLGKLSKDLFLKVQNDPGFLWSDECAELMLEGIAENKPISLVFTSWANMGFNEVDFGCGKPLWVAQRGGTKQSIPNTVILMETREGIEAWITMPEKHISILEHDLDFLQFALPNPTILI, encoded by the coding sequence ATGGAAATTAACATCACATTAAGAGAAACCATTAAACCATCACTACCAACTTCTTCAGAATGCAAAACCCAAAAATTATGCTTGTTTGATGTGTTTCAACTCAACACCTATTTTCCATTGATCCTTTTTTACAGCAAAACCACCAACCTTAAAGAATTTTCAGATGTCTCAACTCAGTTGAAGAAATCACTATCTGAGGCACTAACCATTTTCTACCCTCTTGCAGGTAGAAGATGCGATTACTTTTCCATTGATTGCAACGATGAAGGTGCAATTTTCATGGAAGCTTCAGTGAACACCACCATGGAAGTGTTCTTAAAACCACCAAAATTAGAATCACTAAACCAGTTACTTCCATGTGAGCCTAACAAGTGCCACCCTCACCAAGAAGTGTTGCCTCAGTTACTCGTTCAAGTAAACAAATTCCAATGTGGAGGAATAAGCATTGGGTTGTGCAACCTCCACATTCTCTTGGATGCATATTCTTGCAGTGCCTTCTTGAAAACCTGGTTTTCAATTTGCAAAGGGTCAAAGGGAGAAATCTCATGGCCAGATTTCTCTTCTGCTGCTTCTTCCTTCCCTCCAAGAAACACCATTGGTGTGCGTGCTGGCATGTTGAATATAAACAAGGATTCGAACATAGAAGAAAACTGCACAACAAGAAGATTCTTGTTTGATGACAAAGCCATCGATGAGCTAAAATCCATGTCAACATGTGATGAAACAAAACCTACACGGTACCAGGTAGTATCTTCATTCATAAGCAAACATATGATTGTAGCAATCAAAGAGGACAAAAAAACAAGACCGATGGTTGCATTGCATGTTGTGGACATGAGAAAAAGGATGGGGGAGTCTTTCTCAAGAGGTGTTGTTGGAAATTTGTTGTGGCCTGCATTGGTTGTTCTTGAGGGTGTGAACAAGAAGACTGAGATCATAGATTTGGTTGAAATTCTAAGAGAAGGACTAGGAAAACTAAGTAAGGACTTGTTTTTGAAAGTGCAGAATGATCCTGGTTTTTTGTGGAGTGATGAGTGTGCAGAACTAATGCTTGAAGGTATAGCAGAAAATAAACCAATCTCATTAGTGTTCACAAGTTGGGCTAATATGGGATTTAATGAAGTGGATTTTGGTTGTGGAAAACCTTTGTGGGTAGCTCAAAGAGGAGGTACTAAACAAAGTATCCCAAACACAGTGATATTGATGGAAACAAGAGAGGGAATAGAGGCATGGATCACAATGCCAGAGAAACATATAAGTATCTTGGAACATGATTTGGACTTCCTTCAATTTGCATTGCCTAATCctactattttaatttag
- the LOC114189926 gene encoding 40S ribosomal protein S23, which produces MGKTRGMGAARKLKSHRRRQRWADKSYKKSHLGNEWKKPFAGSSHAKGIVLEKIGIEAKQPNSAIRKCARVQLIKNGKKIAAFVPNDGCLNYIEENDEVLIAGFGRKGHAVGDIPGVRFKVVKVSGVSLLALFKEKKEKPRS; this is translated from the exons ATGGG GAAGACACGTGGAATGGGAGCTGCTCGCAAGCTCAAGTCCCATCGCAGGAGACAAAGGTGGGCTGATAAGTCATACAAGAAATCTCATCTTGGGAATGAGTGGAAGAAGCCTTTTGCTGGTTCTTCCCATGCAAAGGGAATTGTTCTTGAAAAGAT AGGTATTGAGGCCAAGCAGCCCAACTCTGCTATTCGAAAGTGTGCCAGGGTTCAACTCATCAAAAATGGGAAGAAAATTGCTGCTTTTGTCCCAAATGATGGTTGCTTGAACTACATTGAAGAGAAT GACGAAGTTTTGATTGCTGGATTTGGAAGAAAAGGTCATGCTGTGGGAGATATTCCCGGAGTCAGGTTTAAGGTTGTTAAAGTTTCTGGTGTCTCTCTTTTGGCTCTTTtcaaggagaagaaggagaagccaaggtcttaa